The following proteins are encoded in a genomic region of Canis lupus baileyi chromosome 30, mCanLup2.hap1, whole genome shotgun sequence:
- the CFAP298 gene encoding cilia- and flagella-associated protein 298: protein MVLLHVKRGDESQFLLQTPGSTKLEEITVRVAQVYNARLKVQRICSEMEELAEHGIFLPPNMQGLTDDQIEELKLRDEWGEKCVPSGGSVFKKDNIGRRNGQAPNEKMKQILKKTIEEAKAIISKKQVEAGVCVTIEMVEAALDQLRGAVMIVYPMGLPPYDPIRKEFENKEDLSGTQAGLNVIRESEAQLWWVAKELRRTKTLSDYVGKNEKTKIIVKIQQRGQGAPAREPVISSEEQKQLMLYYQRRQEELKKLEENDDDSCLNSPWADNTALKRHFHGVKDIKWRPR, encoded by the exons ATGGTTCTGCTGCACGTGAAACGGGGCGACGAGAGCCAGTTCCTGCTGCAGACGCCGGGGAGCACGAAGCTGGAGGAGATCACGGTGCGGGTGGCCCAGGTCTACAACGCGCGGCTCAAGGTGCAGCGCATCTGCTCAG aaatggaagaatTAGCAGAACATGGCATATTTCTCCCTCCTAATATGCAAGGACTGACCGATGACCAGATTGAAGAACTGAAATTAAGGGACGAATGGGGTGAAAAGTGTGTACCCAGTGGGGGCTCAGTATTTAAAAAGGACAACATTGGCCGAAGAAATGGGCAAG ctccaaatgaaaaaatgaagcaaattttaAAGAAGACTATAGAAGAGGCCAAAGCAATAATATCGAAG AAACAAGTGGAAGCTGGAGTCTGCGTTACCATAGAGATGGTGGAAGCTGCCCTGGACCAGCTGCGAGGTGCTGTGATGATTGTTTACCCCATGGGGCTGCCTCCCTATGATCCCATCCGgaaggaatttgaaaataaagaagactTGTCTGGAACTCAG GCAGGACTGAATGTCATTCGTGAATCAGAGGCCCAACTGTGGTGGGTGGCCAAGGAGCTAAGGAGAACAAAGACGCTTTCCGACTATGtgggcaaaaatgaaaaaaccaAAATTATCGTCAAGATTCAGCAA AGAGGACAAGGAGCTCCAGCCCGAGAACCAGTGATCAGCAGTGAGGAGCAGAAACAGCTGATGCTGTACTATCAGAGAAGACAAGAGGAGCTCAAG aaattggaagaaaatgacGATGACTCCTGTTTAAATTCTCCGTGGGCAGATAACACTGCTTTGAAAAGACATTTCCACGGAGTAAAAGACATCAAGTGGAGGCCAAGATGA